One window of the Bacteroidales bacterium genome contains the following:
- the sufC gene encoding Fe-S cluster assembly ATPase SufC → MLIIKDLSVSINEKEIINGLNLEVKAGEVHAIMGPNGTGKSTLAWAIAGNEAYTVTAGSMTYKGRNLRELSPEERASEGIFLGFQYPVEIPGVSMTNFIRTAINEQRKYRGLNPMPAQEFLAKMEENKKLVGIDSKLTNRSVNEGFSGGEKKKNEIFQMAMLEPTLAILDETDSGLDIDALKVVASGVNKLRSGDNAIVVITHYQRLLDYIVPDFVHVLYKGKIVKSGGKELALELEEKGYTWLKN, encoded by the coding sequence ATGCTGATTATAAAGGATCTGAGCGTATCCATCAATGAAAAGGAGATCATTAACGGGCTGAACCTTGAGGTAAAGGCCGGGGAGGTCCATGCCATCATGGGCCCGAATGGTACGGGCAAAAGCACACTTGCCTGGGCAATTGCAGGGAACGAGGCCTACACCGTAACTGCAGGGTCGATGACGTACAAGGGACGCAATCTGCGGGAACTTTCTCCTGAGGAAAGGGCCTCGGAAGGTATCTTTCTGGGCTTTCAGTACCCGGTCGAAATCCCTGGCGTGAGCATGACGAATTTCATCCGGACTGCCATCAATGAGCAACGGAAATACAGGGGGCTTAATCCGATGCCGGCTCAGGAATTTCTCGCCAAAATGGAAGAGAACAAGAAGCTGGTGGGCATTGATTCCAAGCTGACCAACCGGTCGGTGAATGAAGGATTTTCAGGAGGAGAGAAGAAGAAAAACGAGATCTTTCAGATGGCCATGCTTGAGCCAACCCTGGCGATCCTGGATGAAACCGATTCAGGCCTTGACATCGATGCACTGAAAGTTGTCGCCAGCGGCGTGAACAAGTTGCGCTCCGGCGACAATGCCATTGTTGTGATCACACATTATCAGCGGTTGCTGGATTATATTGTGCCCGATTTCGTGCACGTTCTCTACAAGGGAAAAATCGTCAAGTCAGGAGGGAAAGAACTTGCCCTTGAATTGGAGGAAAAAGGCTACACCTGGCTGAAAAATTAA